The DNA segment TGTGAATTGTATGGAAACATGCATAATACATGAATGTACATCTTAATAAAAGATCATAAAGGAAACATCATCGTAACTACCACTGaggtcaagaaatagaatattgcATCCTAGAATCTCCGCACATGCCCCATCGCCATCACTCtctgcccttccctccctctaATCATAACACTCTTTCTTCTGTATGATCAtcacttgtttttctttacaatttaatAACTAGGCATGCACCTCTAAACAATAGTACAGTATTAAGTTTTGCTTGTTTTCGTTCTTtgcataaatgaaatcatactatTATATGTTTGGATGGTTTCTTTATTCAACAGTAAGTTTGTGAAAGtcatgttgttgcatatatctGTATTCTGACAATTTTTTACTGCTCTATActgttccattgtatgaatgaatggtatgaattactttttaaaaagattgagaTAGGGTCGctgtctgtcactcaggctggagtgcagtgcaccatctccgctcacagcagcctctgccgcctgggctcaagaaatcttcccgcctcagcctcttgagtagctaggaccacaagctcatgccaccttgcccggctaatttgatggattttttttgtctgttgtttgttttttggtggagacagggttttgccatgttgtccaggctggtcttgaaatcctgagctccagtgatactgcctgcctcggcctcccacagtgctgggattatagtcctgagccactgcgcctgactcgAACCATCACTTATTAAACATTCTACAACAGATAAATATTTTGGTTTActtccagtttggggctgttaGGGGTAATGTTACTGTTAAAGTggaaaacttaaaagaaattaaatctaCAGTTTAAGGTTAAGCTAGAATGGGCATGAAGTAGCCCCCTACCCGAAGTAAGAGTTAAGAAAGAATATTAAATGCTCCTCTGTAAGGTCTGTGAAGCATTAACCATATCTCTACCCCACGTATTTTCTAAGTTCTGTAAGCTCCCGTTTTTCTTgctgtgcagctgcaaggtcacaAGATAGATAAGCATGAGTTGCAAGACGTGTTTTCCCAAGATATAAGCTGAGTCCTAAGAATGTCACCTGATAATTAATTGCTTTGTTCTCGCTTTTGTAAGCCAGCTTCCTGCATCATGTAATTCCCGCCTCAAGGTGCATAAAAGGCattcgttttctttttctttctttctttcttttttttttttttttgagacggagtctcactccgtcgcctaggctggagtgcagtggcgcgatctcatttcactgcaagctccgcctgcagggttcacgccattctcctgcctcagcctcccgagtagctgggactacatgcacccgccaccacgcccggctaattttttgtatttttattagagacggggtttcactgtgttagctaggatggtctcgatctcctgacctcatgatccacccgcctcggcctcccaaagtgctgggattacaggcgtgagccacagcgcccggcccaacGCGTTCGTTTTCTTTGTTTGCTGCTCAGGCTTTCAGGATGCATGTCCGCTGAGCTGGTGTACACCTAAAATACACCCTCCTGAACTGCAGTTGGTCTCTCCAGTCTCTGATTTCCCGCTACACTATGACCATATAGTTTATCTCTCCTGATTCACGTGTACATGCATTGCTATTAGCTGGATCATAGGAAGTGTGTATCTTCAACTGTAGAAAACTAAGCTGAAGTTTTCTATAATTATTGGACTATTTTTCACTACCATTAGCAGTATATTGGAGTTCTCATTGTCAATATCCTTGTCTAATATTAAGGTCTGTATTTACTAGAGTCTTGAGAATGACACATAGATTGCATTttaacaatttctttcttttttttttcttttggtaatatTACCGTGGATAGTTCTCTTCTTGGTAGTACTTTTATTTAAAGTAGGTGGTTATATCAAAACTGTTTTGCTTTCAAGAGAAAATACTGCAGAAGTGATCAAACTGTCCTCAAGCGTGGCTTAGGAGAACATTTCAAGGCATGATGTAATTTACAGCCTCTCTGGGAAGTTCGTTAACTGTTGAGATGAGTTCTGTTATCAATCTTATTATTTAAACCAGACATTCTTTACTGTACCTTTTACTTTTCCTGTATGAAAATTCTCTCTACCAAGGGAGAATTCTTTGAACTGGCTCACTCAACAGCATCTTCCTGAGCATCAAGTTTCAAACAGAATTTTGTCACCGGCTTGAAGTCAATTTGAGAAGTTACTTTACCAGAGGTGATTAGGCATTAGCACAGTGCTTTGTACTTAGAAAGCTTTCAATAAATAcccataaaatgaatgaataaatacacttTCTTATTTCCCAGAAAGGGATCACATCCACACAATGCTTTTGGGCAAGGCTGACTCAGATTGTGTGTCTGTGGAACAAAGGACCCTTGGAACTATTTGAAAtcacttttctcttttgagatagTGAACTAACTCACTGATTCATGCTATTTGGTAATGCAATTTACCAATTTCAGGAGTAAAATGTTCAAATTAACAGTAGGTAGCTGCTTCTCACTTCTGTTAAAATCATTCCCCAGCCATCAAGGGTAGATGGAGCTGAGGAATAGAATCAGGTTTAATTTTGCCTTGTTGAAACAGGTCTTTGACTTTCTGGGTTGGGAATATGAGTCTGCAAAATCCATTGGTTACTATTCTAGTTATATAAACAGTGGAATCTGATATTAGTGATCCAATGTTAAGATAGGTTTAGCAGGAaacttgaaaagaagaaaaaaaactttacatttttttgcttcctttccCAATCACTGTTTGGGAACACCTGAAGGCAGAATGACTTTGGGTGCTTATACTTTTGCAGAATGGCTTTATGTTCTTTTGAGTTAACAGTCTTAACCAGACTGTATTGTTACTTACCTTTTATTACTCATCTCTTCTGTGCAGAAGAAACTATGATGTTTACCTGCCACAAATCCCAGCtagactgaaaaaaaagaaaaagaaaagaaagtaaaaaaacaaaagaaaaagaaaaaatctagctGATTCACCCTGCATTGGCTGTAGAGGGCACTGGGAACAAGGGCACAACACTGTGTTTTTGTACCCAGGCTGCTTGGACCAAGTTAATTAacaaaaaaactacttaaaaaaaatctgtttactcATTAAATTAGTCAACCCCAGAAAGCGGGGTGAAGATGGACTATGAAGGAGCCAAGCTGTGTCCCATGCAGTGTGATACGAAGGCATTTCCCTGATACTTTAATGTTCTCCCAAAGTTCAATACAGTAGAAGTCTGGATACCTAACTTGGTTGACCCCCCtcctcagccagcccagagacGTCTCATGACAACACACTTGCCTCCCTTTGTTTGTTTGCGCAGGTTCCGTGAGGGGGCTGCCATGTCTGTAATGTTGGGCAATCTGTTTCTAGaaagtactttaaaaagtaaGGATAAGATAATTTTCCAGATTGGGACAAGTGGTAGGCAGCTGTACAAGATAGAAAAAGTCCTGGATTTAGAGTCAAGAGTTTTCTTTACTAGTCAtaggaaattaatattttcttagttTCCTTAACTATAAAATGGTCATAATTATGCCTTCTTTAAGGGCCGTTGCAAAGATTACTGTATGAAATGGAGTACCTTGACCAGTGCTTGATCATAAGAGCTTAAGAAATATTGGTTGTGTatagtaccacaataaacatacgtgtgcatgtatctttatagcagcacgatttataatcctttgggtatatactcagcaatgggatggctgggtcaaatggtatttctagttctagatccctgaggaatcgccacactgacttccacaatggttgaactagtttacagtcccaccaacagtgtaaaagtgttcttatgtctccacatcctctccagcacctgttgtttcctgactttttaatgatcaccattctaactggtgtgagatggtatctcattgtggttttgatttgcatttctctgatggccagtgatgatgagcattttttcatgtgtcttttggctgcataaatgtttgttgtggcactattcacaatagcaaagacttggaaccaacccaaatgtccaacactgatagactggatcaagaaaatgtggcacatatacaccatggaatactatgcagccataaaaaagatgagttcatgtccttcgtagggacatggatgaagctggaaaccatcattctcagcaaactatcacaaggacaaaaaaccaaacactgcatgttctcactcataggtgggaattgaacaatgtgaacacttggacacaggagggggaacatcacacaccggggcctgtcgtggggtggggagagaggggagggatagcattaggagatatacctaatgtaaatgatgagttaatgggtgcagcacaccaacatggcacatttatacatatgtaagtaacctgcacattgtgcacatgtaccctagaacttaaagtataataaaaagaaaaaagaaaaaaaagtcaaaaataaatccatatcaAATTTGGTCTTACCAACCTCACATTATGAAATCTACTAAATATCTTGAGACTTTAACATAGATTCTTAtaatcaataaatgaaaatatttgtgataTGTAAATGTATGATGTTGCTTTTCCTTTATATAGACATCAAATgtagaatatttgtattttcaaactGTAGTAATACTATATAAATTAACAATATTTTACAGGATGCTTATTCTGTCCCAGACACTATACAAAGTCATGTTATATAGATTATCTTGATTTACACATAGTCTAGTTCTTTGATTTAATAAGAAACCTAAGAGGAATATACACTGTgtctattttacagaggaggaaccaAAAGCAAGCAAGGCATTGATCATACGTCATTTACAAGGAGGAACTAGGGCATACCTGCTTGTAATGGTAGAAAACATTGTTCAGCTGCACCTAACAAGGGAAGTGAGaaaccttcttttaaaaaatgagtaagaatgtacagaaaaaattattatgtgaTGAGAAAATGATATGCTTAAGGAATAATGCAGGCCGAATTTgtctataattaaaattttttataaaaatgcttttcaTAGTGGTGTTTTAAGCACCATAAGAGAGATAAAATTTTAACGGatattatttaaaggaaaatgaaggaTTGCAACTGGACTGGTGGGGGTACAATGATATTcagactggaaaggaagaagggaaactgtctttattcacagatgacactatcatgtatatagaaaattcaatgaaatatacaaaaatgcttctgaacataacaacaaaaaattggaaattgCAACTAAAAAAATTCTACATATAATAGTACGAAAAACAATATTTAGGAAAAATCTGGAGAGAAAAAGACGTGAAAGGCACATAcactaaaaaacacacaatattcctgagaaaatgaaaaatcacagaaatagaaagctGTACATTTCTCAGTGGTCAGATTTCCTATTGGTAACATGCCAATTAtcctcaaattgatctatagatttaacaGAATCCTAATCAAATTCCCAACAGGACTTTTTTTGACATTGACACACTGACTTTAAAATTTCTATGGAAATTCAAAGGACCTAGGAAGAACTAACTTTGTAAAAGAACGTGGTTAAAGGACTAATACAGCCTAATTTCCAGATTTATCataaagctaaagtaaccaacaGAGTGTGAAATTTGTGtgagagaaaaatcaatggaagagaaaagaGTGTCCAGAAATTGACCTTCAAAAAGTATACACAACTGATGGTCTACCAATTTCCAAATGTCATTCAGTGGAAAAAATTTagtctttacaaaaatagttCTAAAATTATCAGATATATGTAAGCAAtaggtacatttttaaataaaaactttgatCTGTATCTTGTGCTGTTTACAAAAATTAAAGCTTGACCTTTGGATAGGCCAAGTTTTCATAGACACATCAAGagaagcacaatccataaaagaacaaattgatcaattggacttcatcaaattaaaaaactTCTCTTTGACACTGTTAAGACAATGAAAGGGAAAACCcaagtgaaaaatttgcaaatcatgtatctgataagttATTTACATCTAGAACACAGCAAAGATTCTCATCACTAAATATGATATCCagcaacacaatttaaaaatgggaaaaagatccACAGAAACTTCAATCAAGGAGAGATAAGGATGGCAAATCAGCAAATATAGAGATGTTCAATAGCAGTAGTCATTAGGAAATGCACATGaaacccacaatgagattccaCTAGGCACCTGTTAGAACCTGGGCTGCGCTTGTGACGTCAGCGCTGCTCCGCCTCCAGGAAGGAACCTGGGCTGTGCCTGGCTGGCGGTCTCCTAGGGACTAGAGCAGCAGGGATCAGGAACCGCAGAAGCTGGAGACTTGGCACCCCAGCGAGAGCCACCATGGGGGACCAGAGGCCGCAGGACCAGCTGAGGTCCCCGGGCATGGACTCCAAGTCCCGGTACTGTAACCAACCGTCTTCCAAAGACTTTCAGATGCGCAAGCACGGGCGCCTGAAGTTCCCATCCATGGACACCCAGAACTGGGTATTTGTGAAGGAGGGCCTGGACGACTTCCGCTACGGCTGTCCGTCTCCTGAAGACACTCTCGTTTGTCGCCGTGATGAGTTTTTAATGCCAAAAAAACGTCTCAGAGGGTCCAAAGCTGACcccaaaagcaggcagaaaaagctCCTCAAGAAAGCGGCCCTATTTTCCAAGCTCTCTCCAGCGCAGCTAGCACGGAAGGCATTCGTAGGTAGAGCAAGTGGAAGCCGAGATCGTGGCCAAGCATCCCTTGGCCATGTACCCCAATCTGGGAGAAGATCTGCCTCCAGATCTCCTACTGCAGGTGCTCGAACAGCTGGATCCGGAGAGGAAGCTGGAGGACGCTTGGGCTCGTTGCGAGGCCCGGGAGAAGACAACGGAGGTACTCACTCAGCCTGGTCAATATCCCTGTGTGGAATTCTGCCGGCAGCCTCCCGAGACTGGAGGGTCCCATCTGAGCCCGGAGTTTCCCACAACTCCAGTGTCCAGTCTCCACccgcagcctcccaagactcGTCCGGGGTCAAGTCTCCGCCCGGAGCCTCCCAAGACTCGCCCAGTGTCCAGTCTCCGCCCGGAGCCTCTCAGGACTCGTCCAGTGTCAAGTCTCCGCCCAGAGCCTCCCAAGACTCGTCTGGGGTCCAGTCTCTGCCCGGAGCCTCCCAAGACTCGTCCAGTGTCCAGTCTCCGCCTGGAGCCTCTCAAGACTCGTCCAGGGTCAAGTCTCTGCCCGGAGCCTCCCAAGACTCGTCCAGGGTCAAGTCTCCGCCCGGAGGCTCCCAAGACTCGTCGGGCATCCAGTCTCTACTCGGAGCCGTCTGAGACTGGCGTGTCCCATCTCAGCCCAGAGCCTCCCAAGACTCGTCGGGCATCCAGTCTCTACTTGGAGCCGTCTGAGACTGGCGTGCCCCATCTCAGCCCAGAGCCTCCCAAGACTCGTCCAGGGTCCAGTCTCCGCCTGGAGCCTCTCAAGACTCGTCCAGGGTCAACTCTCTGCCCGGAGCCTCCCAAGACTCGTCCGGGGTTCAGTCTCCACCCAGCGCCTCCCAAGACTCCGGTATCCAGTCTTCGCccgcagcctcccaagactcGTCCGGGGTCAAGTCTCCGCCCGGAGCCATCTGAGACTGGCGTGCCCCATCTCAGCCTGGAGCCTCCCAAGACTCGTCCGGGGTCAAGTCTCCGCCCGGAGCCGTCTGAGACTGGCGTGTCCCATGTCAGCCCGGAGCCTCCCAAGACTCATCCGGGGTCAAGTCTCCGCCCGGAGCCGTCTGAGACTGGCGTGTCCCATCTCAGCCCAAAGCCTCCCAAGACTCGTCAGGTGTCCAGTCTCCGCCCGGAACCTTCTGAGACTGGAGTGACCCATCTGCGCCCGGAGCCTCCTAAGACTCGTCCAG comes from the Symphalangus syndactylus isolate Jambi chromosome 8, NHGRI_mSymSyn1-v2.1_pri, whole genome shotgun sequence genome and includes:
- the LOC129487984 gene encoding LOW QUALITY PROTEIN: protein FAM47A-like (The sequence of the model RefSeq protein was modified relative to this genomic sequence to represent the inferred CDS: deleted 1 base in 1 codon; substituted 2 bases at 2 genomic stop codons), which produces MGDQRPQDQLRSPGMDSKSRYCNQPSSKDFQMRKHGRLKFPSMDTQNWVFVKEGLDDFRYGCPSPEDTLVCRRDEFLMPKKRLRGSKADPKSRQKKLLKKAALFSKLSPAQLARKAFXVEQVEAEIVAKHPLAMYPNLGEDLPPDLLLQVLEQLDPERKLEDAWARCEAREKTTEVLTQPGQYPCVEFCRQPPETGGSHLSPEFPTTPVSSLHPQPPKTRPGSSLRPEPPKTRPVSSLRPEPPETGVSHLSPEPPKTRRASSLYLEPLRLEPLKTRPGSTLCPEPPKTRPGFSLHPAPPKTPVSSLRPQPPKTRPGSSLRPEPSETGVPHLSLEPPKTRPGSSLRPEPSETGVSHVSPEPPKTHPGSSLRPEPSETGVSHLSPKPPKTRQVSSLRPEPSETGVTHLRPEPPKTRPGFSLRPAPPNTPVSSLHPQPPKARRASSLYSEPSETGVTHLRLEPSETGVTHLRPEPPKTRLVSSHGPERPKTPPGSSLRQEPPKAPESHQFSEPPKKELLGEDTPSTNGCVSDYLQPRYKSEKLREFFKWAADFGIDEETIWNLFKFTTTYTATHDDQKLKKIKECSSELKYTMQLGEKDKDKFLSQEKHRGRKFHRPSNVYITQPVKMRYGAWYLNPKLWKKRRSDEPLTDPKLAIKKPDEPDILDDLXGPIAFKDFILRKGYEMPGIIERLFARKRWTYDSVKTPIERAMKLYNYEDITKSPD